A window of Bacillota bacterium contains these coding sequences:
- the phnF gene encoding phosphonate metabolism transcriptional regulator PhnF codes for MLDKANGIPYYRQIAQDLARQIRQGAFSAQERLPSESDLSTYYGVNRHTVRQAIAELINAGLVYRLKGKGTYPVRGAERQIQYKVSSRTCFTRNIMELGHSPAARILKAVEMPPSPEVITELNLDLNQRVVVLEILRSVDNEPFSVATSYLPSHLVPGLLNFLEGFTSLYHLLEKHYQLRPIRARSALRAVLPTADDAAILEISPNVPVLQVKSTMLTEGGVVIEYCVSRFRGDRSCLQVDFSRDQEVRK; via the coding sequence ATGCTGGATAAGGCCAACGGCATTCCTTACTACCGGCAAATTGCACAGGATTTAGCAAGACAAATCCGGCAGGGGGCCTTCAGTGCTCAGGAGCGGTTGCCCTCTGAATCGGACTTAAGTACGTATTACGGGGTCAATCGCCATACCGTGCGTCAGGCCATTGCCGAGTTGATAAATGCGGGCCTGGTTTACCGCCTTAAGGGGAAGGGAACCTATCCCGTACGGGGAGCGGAAAGGCAAATACAGTATAAGGTATCAAGCCGCACCTGTTTTACCCGAAACATTATGGAACTGGGGCATTCCCCTGCTGCAAGGATTTTGAAAGCGGTGGAGATGCCCCCCTCTCCCGAAGTGATCACAGAACTGAACCTGGATCTGAACCAGCGGGTCGTGGTTCTGGAAATTTTACGCTCCGTAGACAATGAGCCCTTTTCCGTAGCCACCTCTTATCTCCCAAGCCATCTGGTGCCGGGCCTGTTGAATTTTCTGGAAGGATTCACCTCTCTTTACCACCTCCTGGAAAAACACTATCAGCTGCGCCCCATCCGCGCTCGCTCAGCTTTGCGCGCCGTCCTGCCTACCGCTGATGATGCAGCAATATTGGAAATTTCACCCAATGTACCGGTGCTGCAGGTGAAAAGTACCATGCTTACGGAAGGGGGGGTGGTAATAGAATACTGCGTCTCGCGATTCAGGGGAGACAGGAGTTGTTTGCAGGTAGATTTTTCCCGTGATCAAGAGGTTCGTAAGTAG
- the phnC gene encoding phosphonate ABC transporter ATP-binding protein, whose amino-acid sequence MIRITDLSKEYRGGVKAVVDVNLEVQRGEFVALLGLSGAGKSTLLRCINGLVQPTTGEVTVAGLRVNGRSRELRELRRRVAMIFQQFNLVKRLTVLDNVLCGRLSYCGIFFSCCRIFSATDRELAWHALARVELQDKAFQRADQLSGGQQQRVGIARALVQQPEVLLADEPVASLDPKSSRRVMDILASINREDGLTLLVSLHDVDLALEYASRVVGLRDGRVVLDKPAHNVSKADLEWLYQQPGDSAEFDTIAEVAYA is encoded by the coding sequence GTGATTCGCATAACTGACTTATCCAAGGAGTATCGGGGCGGCGTGAAGGCCGTGGTGGATGTCAACCTGGAGGTGCAGAGAGGGGAATTTGTGGCCCTGCTGGGTTTAAGCGGAGCCGGCAAATCCACTCTTTTACGTTGTATTAACGGGCTGGTGCAGCCCACCACCGGGGAGGTGACGGTGGCAGGCCTTCGTGTCAACGGCCGGTCCAGAGAGCTTCGCGAACTGCGCCGCCGGGTGGCCATGATCTTTCAGCAGTTTAACCTGGTGAAACGGCTGACCGTACTGGACAATGTATTATGTGGGCGTTTGAGCTATTGCGGTATATTTTTCAGTTGTTGCCGTATTTTTTCAGCCACCGACCGGGAACTGGCCTGGCATGCACTGGCGAGGGTGGAACTGCAGGACAAGGCCTTCCAGCGGGCAGACCAGCTAAGTGGTGGGCAGCAACAAAGGGTAGGTATTGCCCGGGCACTGGTACAGCAGCCAGAAGTACTGCTGGCCGACGAGCCCGTGGCCAGTTTAGATCCTAAGTCCTCTCGGCGGGTAATGGATATTCTTGCCAGCATCAACCGGGAAGATGGCCTGACTCTCCTGGTCAGCCTGCACGATGTGGACCTGGCCCTGGAATATGCTTCCAGGGTAGTAGGCCTGCGGGACGGTCGGGTGGTGCTGGATAAGCCCGCCCATAACGTAAGCAAGGCCGACCTGGAATGGCTTTACCAGCAGCCCGGTGATTCAGCAGAGTTTGATACGATAGCGGAGGTTGCCTATGCCTAG
- the phnD gene encoding phosphonate ABC transporter substrate-binding protein, which produces MLALGSLLLATAACGRSGEKNQGSAASQVTELRIGLIPSENAEEIMKRYQGLVDYLSKELNIKVTPYVSTDYTGVIEAMRAKHLDVAFYGPFSYILAAKEAGAEAFAIGIGEDGKDTYHSLFITRKDSGINSIADLRGKTFTFGDPASTSGHLIPRYMLTKAGLDPDKDMKVQFSGGHDATALAVKNKKVDAGAMASEICEKLVKNNIISPDEVIVFAKSDPLPHSPWAYRNDLLQDLKDKVKKALLEVDQKAPDALKGTNFTKFKEVDDSRYDIIRDVAKTLNLDLRKLK; this is translated from the coding sequence TTGCTGGCCCTGGGCAGCCTTCTCCTGGCAACTGCCGCCTGCGGCAGAAGCGGGGAAAAGAATCAGGGTTCCGCCGCCTCGCAGGTGACTGAACTTAGGATTGGGCTTATTCCGTCAGAAAATGCGGAAGAGATTATGAAGCGATATCAGGGGTTAGTCGACTACCTGAGCAAAGAGCTGAACATTAAGGTAACCCCCTATGTGAGTACCGACTATACGGGGGTAATAGAGGCTATGCGTGCAAAACATTTAGATGTAGCATTCTATGGCCCATTTTCCTATATCCTGGCTGCGAAGGAAGCTGGCGCCGAAGCTTTTGCCATTGGTATTGGCGAGGATGGAAAGGATACCTATCATTCTTTATTTATCACGCGAAAGGACAGCGGTATCAATTCCATCGCTGACCTAAGGGGCAAAACCTTCACCTTTGGTGACCCGGCCTCCACTTCCGGTCACCTGATTCCCCGTTACATGCTGACCAAAGCGGGGCTGGATCCCGATAAGGATATGAAGGTGCAGTTTTCCGGCGGTCATGATGCCACTGCCCTGGCGGTAAAGAACAAAAAGGTCGATGCAGGAGCCATGGCCAGTGAAATATGCGAGAAGCTGGTAAAGAACAACATTATCAGCCCCGATGAGGTTATCGTCTTTGCTAAGTCCGATCCGTTACCTCACAGCCCCTGGGCTTACCGGAATGACCTGCTCCAGGATCTCAAGGACAAAGTGAAAAAGGCTTTACTGGAAGTTGATCAGAAGGCTCCGGATGCCCTTAAGGGAACTAACTTTACCAAGTTCAAAGAGGTGGATGACAGCCGCTACGATATAATCCGGGACGTGGCCAAAACCCTTAACCTGGACCTGAGAAAGTTGAAATGA